Part of the Longimicrobium sp. genome, CGTCCACCAGCCGCACGCGCACGCCGGGGAGCGGCAGCCCCACGAACCCCGGCCGCCGCTCGCCGTGAAGCGGGTTGCCGAGCGCCATGCCGATCTCCGTCATCCCGTAGCGCTCCAGCAGCACGTGCCCGCTGATCTGCCGCCACCGCTCCAGCGTCTGCACCGGCAGCGCGGCGGAGCCGGAGACCATCAGCCGCATTCGACGGCACCCTTCGGCCATGCGCGCCTGGCGCTCGGGCGGGGCCTGGTCGTACGCGGCGATCAGCCGGTTGTAGACGGTGGGAACGGCCATGAACAGGGTCAGCCGCCCGCTCTCGATCGCCCGCCACGCCTCGTCCGCATCGAAGCGTGCCAGGATTTCGCATGTCGCGCCGGACCACAGGGCACACGAAAGCACGTTCACGATGCCGTGCACGTGGTGAAGCGGCAGCACCAGCAGCGTGCGGTCATCCGCCGACCACTCCCACGCCTGCACCAGCGTGGTCACCTGCGCGCGCAGGTTGGCGTGCGTGGTCACCACGCCCTTGGGCTTTCCCGTCGTGCCGCTGGTGTAGACGATCATCGCCCGGCGCGCCTCGTCCACCCCGGGGAGCACCCCGGGGTCGGCGGCGAGCGCGTCGTCGGTCGATAGGAAACGCCGCCCGTTGCGCTCCGCGATGGGGCGCAGCACCTCCGCGAATCCGCCGTCCGCCATCACGATGGACGCGTCGGCATCCTGCACCACGTACTCCAGCTCGGCCGGGGGATGGGAGACGGCGAGGGGAACGGCGATGCCGCCCGCCCGCCAGATCCCCCACTGCGTGGCGACGTAGTGCCATCCCGGGGCCGCCAGGAATGCGACACGCGTCTCGCGCAGGTCGTCCGCTCCGGCCAGCAGTGCCGAAGCCACGCACGCGGACGCATCCAGCAGGTCCGCGTACGTGAATCGGCCTTCGGGCGCCACGACGGCCGTGCGCTCGGTATGGGCGCGTGCCTGCATGACGATGGGCGGATCAGGATTCTCGAGGGGCATGGGCGGGCGCGGGCGGGTGGAGGTGACCGGCTCCGCAATGTAGGCGGCGGACCCCGCCTGCGCACGCTGGCCCGGGCGGAGCGTCCGCAATCGGCTCGCCGCACGGCCGGATTCGTCCAGCGCGAGATGTGGCGGCTCATGTGAACATGACATCGCGGGAACACCTCGGGCGAAAACCGCGGTTATTGCCGGGCTACTGCCCTTCCGCGTACGCATCGGGACGAATGGTGGAATTCGCAAATCATGTGTGTCGGCAGCAAAGGAACGGGCTGCCCGAAAGGGGCGCGTTCTCCAGGCGGCGGCTTGCACAACCGGGGTTGTCAACGCGCGATTTGTCGTTCATCTTTCCACTGCGGACACCCTCGTTCCATCCCCCATGAACCATCCCCTGGCGGCGTCCCCGCCCGGCGAGCGCCTCGCACTTTCGCGCGGACTCGCCAATTTTCTCGTCGAACTGGCGATTGCGCTGCAGCACCATGGCGTCTATCCGCCCGGGCATCCGTTCCTGGCGCGCTCCGCAGAGGGCGTGGTGCGCCGGCTGGACACGGTGCTGCTCGACCGGGCCTCGCTTTCGTTCGGCGTGGCGCGGCGGCAGCTGGTGATCGAAGGCGTGGCGACGGACGAGAGCAACCCGGTGCTGAGCGGGCTGGCGGACCGCCTTCACCGCCACCGCGTGGGCGCCGTGACGCTCCGGCGCGGGCTGGACGTGGACGAGGTGTCGGCGTTCCTCTGCTTCCTGGCGCGTGAAACGGAGCCCGGACGTCCCCCGCGCGAATGGGGGAACGAGGGATGGCCGCACGCCAGCCTTCACTCCCTCTCGTACGCGCAGCTGGAGCTGACCGGCGACGGCGCTGCCGACGACGGGCACGCCACCGCCGGGGTGCGCGCGGCGCAGCTGTGGGTGGGGCTGGCGCGGGCGGCGCTGGCGTCGGGGACCGAGACGGACGAGACGCCCGAGCCCGCCGTGGTGGCGAAGGCCATCGAGCAGAACGCCCACGCCGTGGCGTACGACCAGGTGATCGTGGGATACCTGCTTCAGCTTGCCCAGGAGCTGCGGACGGAGGGCGGGCGCGGCTCGGCCGAGGTGCGGCGCCGCATGTCTGACATGCTGGGGCGGCTGAACCCGGCCACCATCAAGCGGCTGCTGGAGATGGGTGGCGACGGGGCGCAGCGCCGCCGTTTTCTCCTGGATGCCAGCCACGGGTTCGCCAGCGACGCCGTCGTGCGCCTGGTGGAGATCGCGGCCGAGAGCGAGGGGCAGACCATCTCCAACTCGCTCGTGCGCCTGCTGAACAAGCTGGCCACCCACGCGGGCGAACCCGCCGGCGCCACGCGCGCCGCCGCCGACTCTGCCCTGCGCGAGCAGGTGGAGGCGCTGGTGGGCGGCTGGGGGCTCGCCGATCCCAATCCGCAGGCCTACACCCGCGTGCTGGACGGCCTCTCGACCTCCCTGGCCGGCATCATCGACCTGCTCCCCGGCCCCAACTCTCCCGAGCCCGAACGCATCCTGGAAACGGCGCTGGAGGTGGGCGGCAACGGCCCCACCATCTGGGCCGCGGTCCAGCGGATGGAGGCGGCCGGCCAGCTGCACCGGGTGGTGCACCTGCTGGCTGACGCGCCGCGCCCGGGCGAGCTGGTGGACGCGGGATGGGCGTACGCCTGCCGTCCGGACGGCGTGCGCAGGCTGCTGCGCGAGGGCGCGGACGCATCCGCCGCGCTGGACGCCGTGCTGGCGCGGACGGGTGCGGACGCCGTTCCGCCGTTGCTGGACGAGCTGGCGGATTCGGAAAGCCGCACGGTCCGCCGCGCCGCCGTGGACCGACTGGTCGCGCTGGGGCCGGCGGCGCTCCCGGAAATCGGCCGGCGGATGGCGGATGATCGATGGTACCTGATCCGCAACCTGCTTTCCATCGTCGCGGGCATCGGCGCGGCGCCGGACGGCTTCTCCGTCGCGCCGTTCCTGCGCCACGAGGATGAGCGGGTGCGGCGCGAGGCGTTCAAGGCGGCGCTGCGGCTGGGCGGCGACCGCGAGCGCGTGCTCGGGATGGCGCTGACCGATCCCGACACGCAGGTGCTGCGGCTGGCGCTGGCCGACTGCGCCGACGCGTGCCCCGCCCCGGTGCTTCCGCTGGTCTGCCGCCGCATCGACGATCCCGCCACCGAGCCGGAGGTGCGCGCGCTGGCGGCTCGCGTGTTGGGCGGTTCGCGTGAGCCGATCGCCGTCGCCACGCTGGTGCG contains:
- a CDS encoding acyl-CoA synthetase, with the translated sequence MPLENPDPPIVMQARAHTERTAVVAPEGRFTYADLLDASACVASALLAGADDLRETRVAFLAAPGWHYVATQWGIWRAGGIAVPLAVSHPPAELEYVVQDADASIVMADGGFAEVLRPIAERNGRRFLSTDDALAADPGVLPGVDEARRAMIVYTSGTTGKPKGVVTTHANLRAQVTTLVQAWEWSADDRTLLVLPLHHVHGIVNVLSCALWSGATCEILARFDADEAWRAIESGRLTLFMAVPTVYNRLIAAYDQAPPERQARMAEGCRRMRLMVSGSAALPVQTLERWRQISGHVLLERYGMTEIGMALGNPLHGERRPGFVGLPLPGVRVRLVDDEGGEAPPGTPGEVEIGGPSVFLEYWRRPEATGEAFRDGWFRTGDVAVVEDGYYRLLGRRSVDIIKTGGYKVSALEIEEVLRTHPAIAECAVVGVDDPDWGERICVAVEAADGSAVTLDELQGWARDHLAPYKLPRDLRRVEALPRNARGTVMKPEVAKLFAAGGG